AATGGGGTGCGCTGGCCGGTACCGCCACGATGCTCGCAAGTGTTCCGCACCATCATATCTATGGGTTGCTGTTCCGCGTGCTGTGGCCGCTCGCGGCGGGTCGCGCGTTCGACCGCACATTAATCACCGATCCGTCGCAATTGCAGGCGCGGCTCGCGCAAGGCGGCAGCGCACTCGTCGTGTCGACGCCCGCGCAGCTGTCGCGCTGGCCGTCCCTTGAAGGCTTCGCTTCGCTCGCACCCGCGCCGCTCGCGTTCTTTTCGTCGGGCGGTCCGCTCGATCCGCGCACCGCGTCCGACTACGCGTCGACGTTCGGTGCCGCGCCGATCGAGATCTACGGCAGTACCGAAACCGGCGGCATTGCATGGCGTCGGCAGAGCGACACCGATGCGTGGCAGCCGGTCGTGGGCGTCGATGTGCGTCGCGATGAAGACGGCGCGCTTTCCGTCCGTTCACCGCACCTCGACCACGACGGCTGGCATCGCACCGAAGACGCGATCGTCTTCGATGACGACGGGCGCTTTCGTCTGCAGGGCCGTCTCGATCGCGTGATCAAGCTCGACGGCAAGCGCGTATCGCTTCCGGAACTCGAAGCGCTGCTGGCACGCCATCCGCATGTCGCGCAGGCGGCCATCGCGCGACTCGCCGGCGCAACGCGCGAGCGGATCGGTGCGCTGGTCGCGTTGACGCCGCAGGGGCGCGACGCGTTGCGCGCGAACGGCCGCGTCGCGCTCGCGAAAACTTTGCGTCGCCATCTTGCCGCGTATGTCGACGTCGTCGCGTTGCCGCGCTACTGGCGGTTCCGCGATACGTTGCCGTTCGATGCGCGCGGCAAGCTGCCGGCCGCCGCCGTAGCAGCCGCATTCGATGTGGGCACCGAAGGCTTCGAATTGCTGGCCGAAACGCGTATCGACGACGCACTACATTTCGAACTGCGCGTACCGCCGACGCTCGTGCACTTCGCCGGCCACTTTCCCGGGCTGGCGATTCTGCCGGGCGTCGTGCAGATCGACTGGGCGATCCGTCTCGCGTCTACGCATATTGCCGGCGTGCGCGCGGTCGCATCGATCGACCGCCTGAAATTTCTTGCGCCGGTTCCGCCTGGCGCGGTGCTGCAACTGACACTCGAGCATGACGCCGCGCAACGTCGCGTGCGCTTCGGTTACCGGCTGGGCGAACGTGACTGTGCGTCGGGTGTGATCGTCTATCGGGAGGACGCATGAGCTTCACGCCATGCATCGTGATCCCAATCTACAACCACAAGGATGCGATCGGCGACACGCTTGCGCGTCTTGCGGTGCACGGCCTGCCGTTCTTCGTCGTCGACGACGGCAGCGACGCAGCGACGCAGCAGGTGCTTGCCGGTCTCGCCGCGCATTACGCTGCGCAGTACGCCGGATCGCTGACGCTGCTGCGCCTGCCGCAAAACGGCGGCAAGGGTGCGGCGGTGATGGCCGGTCTGCGCGCCGCCCGCGCGGCCGGTTACACGCACGCGTTGCAGATCGATGCGGACGGCCAGCACGACGCCGACGACGTGCCGCGTTTCATCGACGCCGCGCGCGCCGAGCCCGATGCAGTGATCCTCGGCCGCCCGGTCTACGACGCGAGCGTACCGAAAGCGCGCCTGTACGGCCGCTATCTGACGCACGTGTGGGTGTGGATCGAAACGCTGTCGCTGACGATCCGCGATTCGATGTGCGGCTTTCGTCTGTATCCGCTGGATGTCGTGTGCGCGTTGATCGAGGCCGTTGCGCTGCCGACGCGGATGGATTTCGACATAGCAATTCTGGTGCGGCTGCACTGGCGACGCGTGCAGTTCCGCTCGATCCCGACACGCGTCACTTACGCTGCCGACGGCGTGTCGCATTTCGACGTGCTATGGGACAACGTGCGCATCAGCCGCGGCCATGTGCGGCTCGTCGCAGGCATGCTGCTGCGGCTGCCGATACTGCTCGCGCGCAAGGTGCTACCGGCGCGTCAACGAAACACGGCTAAGCCCGACGACAACACACAACACTGGTGGCGCATCGCGGAACGCGGCAGTTCGCTCGGCATGGGACTGCTCGCGCTGAGTTGCCGCTGGTTCGGCATGGGTTTCACCGCGCTGTGGCTGCATCCGGTCGTCGCGTATTTCCTGCTGACCGGACGCGCAGCACGCGACGCATCGCGCCTCTACTTCACGCGTCTCGCCGAAGCGGCACCGGACCTCGCCACCCCACGTCCCGGCTGGTCGAGCGCGTACCGGCAGATGTTTTCGTTCGCGCGTTCGGGCCTCGACAAGCTGGCCGCATGGTCGGGCCGGGTCGACTCGTCCGATGTCGCGTTCGACGATTCCACCGCATTCGACGCGCTCGTCGCGAGCGGTCGCGGCGCGCTGGTGATCGGCGCGCACCTCGGCAACCTGGAGATGACGCGCGCACTTGCTGCACGCGGCGCGCACACGAAGGTCACGGCGGTGGTCTACACCGAACACGCGCGCCGCTTCAATCGCGTGCTGGCGTCGGCGAACAGCGAGTTCTCACGACGCCTCGTCGAGGTCGGCGATTTCGGTCCGGAAACTTCGATGCTGATGCAGGAGCGCATCGACGCGGGCGAACTGCTGGTGATCGTCGGCGACCGCGTGCCCGCGCGCGAGTCCGGCCGCACCACCGACGCACGCTTTCTCGGTGCGACCGCGCCGTTCGCGCAGGGGCCGTACGTGCTCGCGCATGCACTCGGCTGCCCGGTCTATCTGTTCTTCTGTCTGAAAGAGCACGACGGCGAGCGTGAACGCTACCGTCTGTATTTCGAGCCGTTCGCCGAGCGCATCGCACTGCCGCGCCGCGAGCGCGCGCAGCATATCGCCGCCTGGGCGCAGCGTTACGCCGCACGGCTCGAACACTATTGCCGCAAGGCTCCCTATCAATGGTTCAATTTCTTCGATTTCTGGGCGCGTGCGCCGAGGGTCGTTCCTTCCGGCACCACCGGACAGGCGAACGGAGGCGCGAATGGCCGAACATGATCTGAGCTGCGACGTGGATAGCGACGCGGCAACCGCAGTCACCGCAGTCACGATAGGCGGCCGCCAGTTGACGATCGAAGAGGTCGTCGCGATCGCTCGACGGCGCGTGCCGGTCGCGCTCAGCAGCGACACTGAGTGGCGCGCACGGATCGAACGCGGCGCTGCGTTTCTGCGCCGACACCTCGCGGCCGGTGCGACCGTCTACGGCGTCAACACCGGATATGGCGACGCGTGCGTCGTGGACGTGCCGCCCGATCTCGTCGAAGCATTGCCGCTGCAGCTCACGCGCTATCACGGCTGCGGCATGGGCGAGCATCTCGACGATGCGCAGACGCTCGCCGTGATCGCCGCGCGGCTCAATTCGCTCGCGTACGGATACTCGGGCGTGCGGACGGTGCTGCTCGAACGGCTCGCGGATCTGATCAATCATCGCGTGCTGCCGCGCATTCCGTCCGAGGGTTCGGTCGGCGCGAGCGGCGACCTGACGCCGCTGTCGTATGTCGCGGCGGCGCTCGTCGGCGAACGCGACGTGCTGTTCAACGGAACGCTGCGCGATGCAGCGGACGTCTGGGCCGAGCTTGACCATGCGCCGCTCGTCCTCGCACCGAAGGAAGGGCTCGCGTTGATGAACGGCACGGCGGTGATGACGGGCCTCGCGTGTCTCGCCTACGCGCGTGCCGCGCAGCTCACGCGTCTCGCCGCGAGTCTCACCGCACTCTGCACGGTGGCGCTCGACGGCCGCGCCGCGCACTTCGACGCGTTGCTGTTCGAGGCGAAGCCGCACGCCGGCCAGATGGAAGCGGCCGCGTGGATTCGCGCCGATCTCGCTGGTCGCGACGATACGCCGGGACATCGTCTGCAGGATCGCTATTCGATTCGCTGTGCGCCGCATGTGATCGGCGTTGCGCGCGATGCGCTGTCGTGGATACGTCGTGACGTCGAGAACGAGCTCAACAGCGCGAACGACAATCCGCTCGTCGATCCCGGTGGTGAGCGCGTGCTGCACGGCGGCAACTTCTACGGCGGACACATTGCATTTGCGATGGACGCGTTGAAAACCGCCGTTGCGAATCTCGCGGACCTGATGGACCGGCAACTCGCATTGCTGGTCGACGACAAGTTCAACAACGGCCTGCCGCGCAATCTGACCGGTGCGTCGCCTGCGCGTGCGCCGATCAATCATGGCTTCAAGGCCGTGCAGATTTCGTCGTCCGCGTGGACCGCCGAGGCGCTGAAGCTGACGATGCCCGCGAGCGTGTTTTCACGCTCGACCGAGGCGCACAACCAGGACAAGGTCAGCATGGGCACGATCGCCGCGCGCGACTGTTTGCGCGTGCTGCAACTGACCGAGCAGGTAGCCGCCGCACACACGCTCGCGGCGGTGCAGGCGGTTGAATTGCGCCGACGTGTCAACGATGAGCCGGTTCCCGTCGCGCTGCGCGCGTTGATCGCGGATGTGCGGGCGCAGTCGGCTTTCGTCGACGAAGACCGTGCGCTTGAGCCGGACCTGCGTGCACTGACGGCTGCAATAGCTGATGGTGCATTCGGCGACGGCGCGTCACGCGATGGAGCGCAGCAAGGGGCGCCGCATGCCTGATTCCCACCGCGTGCTGACCGCCAGCGCCACCGTCGAAGTGCCGTTCCACGACGTCGATGCGATGAACGTGTGCTGGCACGGCCACTATCTGAAGTACTTCGAGATCGGCCGCGCTGCGCTGCTGCGCGCGTTCGACTACGACTATCCGGCGATGCAGGCATCCGGCTATCTATGGCCGATCGTCGAGGCGCATCTGAAGTACGTCAGGCCGGCGGTGTACGGTCAGCGCGTCGATGTGCGCACCGAACTGCTCGAATACGAGAACCGTTTGAAGATCGGCTACGAGATCGTCGACTGTGCCTCCGGCGAACGGTTGACCAAGGGGTACACGATCCAGGTAGCGATCGATGCGGCCACGCAGGAGCTGCAGTTCGTGTCGCCGCCGGTCGTATTCGAAAAGCTGGAGCGCATATGGGGGCGCTGATCCGGGCGTTGGCCATTGTGCTGTGCGCTGCGACGACCGTCGCGCTGGCCGCTGAACCGGCCGCACAAAAGGCACAGACCGCACCGGCTACGCAGACCACCGCCGACACCGCACTCGTGTCGCAGATCGCCGCGCATCTCGCGCAGGCGAAGGGCATCCGCGCGCGCTTCACGCAGACGCAAACACTCTCCGCGATGAAGCAGCCGCTCGTCAGCCACGGCTCGCTGCTGTTTTTTCGCGAACGCGGCGTGATCTGGCAGATCGACGCGCCGTATCGCACGACCTACGTGATTACCGACGCCGGTGTCACCGAAGTGAACGCGCAGGGTCGGCGCATCGACACGAAGAACCCACGCGGCTCACGCGGCGTCGCACAGGTATCGGGGATGATGCGCGCGATGCTCGGCGGCGATCTCTCGGCGCTGTACGCGCAGTTCGACGTACGCGCGCAAGGCACGCCCGCGCAGTGGCGCATGCAGTTGACGCCGAACCAGCCGCAGATCGCGCAGTCGCTGCACGGTTTGCAGATGGAAGGCGGCGCGTATCTGCAGACGCTGCATATCGCGCTCGCGAACGGCGACGCAACGCAGCTCGATTTCGCCGACACAACGACCGTCGATACACCGACGCCCGCCGAACTCGCGCTGTTCGGAGCTCGATGATGTCCTCGACGTCGTCCGCGAAGCAGATCTGGGCCGTGCGCATCGCGTGGCTGCTGCTCGCGCTCGTCGCGGCAGGCTACTGCGCGTCGCGTTTCGCGGGATCGTCGCCGCTGCAGACCGATCTGCTCGCGCTGCTGCCGGCCACCGAAGCCGATCCGATTGCCGAGCGTGCGGTCGACCGGCTCGCTGCCGCGCTGGGTGATCGCACGGTGCTGCTTGTCACGAGCCGCGATGCGGCGCACGCGAAGTCCGCGGCGCGGCAACTGCGTGCATCGCTGGCGGCGAGCGGTGCGTTCCGTTCCGTCACGGCCGACGTGCCGCCGTTCAATCTGTCCGCCATCGCCGGGCTTTATCTGCCGTACCGCTTCGGACTGCTCGCACCAGAGGATCGTGCCGCACTCGCCGATCCGTCGACGTCGCTGCACGACGCACTCGCTGCAAGACTGTACAACCCGGTGCACGCGGGCCTTGCGACACCACTCGCCGACGATCCGTTCGGCTGGCTCGAACACTGGCTCGCGACGCTGCCGCTCGCGACGTCGAATCTCGATCTCGAAGACGGGCTGCTGGTCGCGCATCGCGGCGACGCGACGTCGGTGCTGGTCCTCGCAACGCTGCCCGCGTCGGCATACGACGCGAAGACACAGCAAGCCGTACGCGCAGCGGTCGCGCAAAGCGAAGCGGCATTGGCTCATGCGTATGCCGACGTATCGGTCGCGCGGACCGGCGCGGTGTTCTACGCACAGGCCGCGCGCAGCGATGCGGAGCGCGAGGTGCACCGGATCGGCACGCTGTCCGCATGCGGTATCGCGTTGCTGATGCTGTGGGTCTTCCGCTCGCCACGTTTGCTGCTGGCGGGATTCGTGTCGACCGCGCTCGGCATCGTCTGTGCGCTAGCCGCGACGCTTGCCGTGTTCGGTCAGCTGCATCTGCTGACGCTCGTGTTCGGCGCTAGCCTGATCGGCGAGGCGGTCGATTATTCGATCCAGTATTTTGTGGTCTATCTCGATGCACCTCGTGCGAGCGAAAAGCTCAGTTGGGACGCACGACGCGGCGCGCGTGCGGTACGTCCCGCGCTCGCGGTTGCGCTGTCGACGAGCCTGCTCGGTTACGCGATTCTCGCGTGCGTGCCGTTCCCTGCGCTGAAGCAGATCGCGTGCTTCGCGATCGTCGGGATCTGCACGGCATTCGCGTCGGTGCTGTGGCTGTTGCCCGCGCTTCTGGTCGCACCGCCGAAACGCAGTCCGCAGGCGCTGTTCCATACGGCCGCTCGACTGCTTGCGCGCTGGCACGCCGCGATTGGCGGACGCCGCGCGTGGTTCGTCGCGCTGCTCGTTCTCGTCGTGTCGGTGCCGGGCTGGCTGCGGCTGACGAGCGACGACGATATTCATCTGCTGATCCATCGCGATCCGACGCTCGTCGCCGAAGAAGCGCAAGTGCGCGCTGCGATCGGCATCGACAGTGGTGCGCAGTTCTTCGTCGTGCGGGGTGACACGCCCGAAGCCGTGCTCGAACGCGCGGAAGCGCTCGGCGCGAAGCTCGATGCACTGACCGGCGATCAGCAGACCGGCGGATGGCAATCGGTCACGTCGTTCGTGCCGTCGGCGCGGCAGCAGGCAAGCGACCGTGCGCTACTCGCGCAGCGCGTGTTCGCCGACCCCGCGAAGCTGCGCGCGCTGCTCGCCGACGCGGGCTTTCGCGACGACGTCGCCGACTCGTGGCTCGCGGCATTTGGGCGCTCGGCGGGTGCCACGCTTGACGTCGACCGTTGGCTCGCCGCGCCGTGGTCGCAGCCGTTCCGTCATCTGTGGCTGGGCAATATGGGCAGCACCGGCGATGGGCATGCTGCCATCTACGCCGCCGTGGTGATCCCGCAACGCGTGACAACCGCGAACGAAGCGTCATTGCGCGACGTTGCACATGACGTGCAAGGCGTCGTATTCGTCGACAAGGCGGCAAGCGTGTCGCGCCTGTTCGGTGCGTATCGCGTCGACAGCGGACTGTGGCTCGCGGGCGCGCTCGTGCTGGTGACCGGTCTGCTGATGTGGCGCTACACGCCGCGCGGCGGCATCGCCACCGCGCTGCCGGTGCTGCTGGCGGTGGCGATCACGCTCGCGGTGTTCGGCTATGCGCGCGTCCCGCTGACACTGTTCAACTGGCTGGCGCTAATGCTGGTGCTGGGCGTCGGTGCAAACTATGCGGTGTTCCTGCGCGAAGGTGCGCGCCGCGCGGACGCCGATCTCGGTGCGGTATGGACGGGCGTGCTGCTGTCGGCGGCGACGACGTTGCTATCGTTCGGCCTGCTCGGCATGAGCGACATGCCCGCGCTGCAAAGTTTCGGCGGCACGCTTGCGCTCGGTATCGGCGTATCGGTGCTGCTGGCGCCGATCGGCATGCCGTCGACGACGAGGAGAATCGCGTGAACGCGTCACCTGTCTATCTGCACGCACTCGGGATGATCAACGCGCTCGGCAACGACGTTGACGCGATCGTGCCCGCACTCGCCGCGAGCGACGCGCCCGGCATGGGCGTCGTGTCGATGAGCAACGGCGATGCGTTCGTCGGTCGCGTGCTCGCGTCACTTACGTCGCTGGATTTCGCGCCGCCGCCCGCGCTCGCGGACTACGACTGCCGCAACAACCGTCTGCTGCTCGCGGCACTCACGCAGATTGCACCGGCACTCGACGCGGCTCGCGAACGTTACGGCGCACATCGGATCGGCGTCGTGCTCGGCACCAGCACGTCGGGCATCGAAGTCGCCGAGACCGCGCTGGCAGAGCGTGCGCGGACGGGCGCGCTGCCGTCCGCATTCCGCTACCGGCAGATGGAAATCGGCACCGCTGCGCCGTTCGCGGCTGCCGCACTCGGCATCGGTGGTCCGGCGTTCACGATCTCGACTGCGTGCACGTCGAGTGCGAAAGCGTTTGTGTCGGCACGCCGTCTATTGCAGTTGAAGCTGTGCGACGCGGTGGTTGTGGGCGGCGTCGACTCGCTGTGCGAACTCACGGTGCAGGGTTTCGGCTCGCTCGAATCGACGACCGTGGCGCGGACCAATCCGATGAGCGTTAACCGCTGCGGGATCAACGTCGGCGAAGGGGCCGCCGTATTTCTGATGAGCCGCGAAGAAGGCCCGGTCATGCTCGCAGGCGCCGGCGAATCGAGCGACGCGCATCACATCTCCGCGCCCGATCCGCACGGCACCGGTGGCGAACTGGCGCTGCGCGCGGCACTCGCCGATGCGGGCATTGCCCCGTCGGCGGTCGGCTACGTGAACCTGCATGCGACCGCGACGCGCAAGAACGACGAGATGGAAGCGCATCTGATGGCGAGAGTCTTTCCGGACGGTGTGGCGGCAAGCGGGACGAAACCGTTGACCGGCCACTCGCTTGGCGCAGCAGGCGCGACCGAACTCGGTTTCGCATGGCTGACGCTGGCGCGCGACGACGTCGCGCTGCCACTCCATCTGTGGGATGGCGAAGCCGATGCCGCGCTCCCGACGCTCGATCTCGTCGAAGACCAGCGCTTCATGCCGCGCACAGGGGGACGGCAGTACGCGATGAGCAACTCGTTTGCCTTTGGCGGCAGCAACGTCAGTCTGATCCTCGGTCGATGAATACCGCCATGACCCACACAATCGACACCGCCCCGACTCTCGCGCACGACGCGTTTCCGCCGATCGAGGCGATCCTGCCGCATCGCGGGACGATGCTGTTGCTAGACCGCGTCAGCGCCTGCAGCAACGAACAGCTGACCGCGCACGCGACGGTGAATCCGGCAGCGTGGTACGTCGACGCCGACGGCGCGATGCCCGCATGGATCGGCATCGAACTGATGGCGCAGGCGATTGCCGCGCACGTGGGCCTGCTCGCGATGCGTGCGGGTGGCCGCGCGCGCCCCGGCGTGCTGCTCGGTTCGCGAAGCTACGTGGCCGTGCTGCCCGCGTTCGCCCGCGACGCGCAACTGCGCATCGACGCGCAGGAACTGCTGCGCAGCGAGGCGGGTCATGGCGCGTACGAATGCACGATCAGTTGCGATGGCGTGCGCTGTGCCGAAGCGGTGATCAAGGTGTACCAGCCGCCCGATTTCCAGACATTCATCGAAGGGAGTTTCAGTTCATGAGCCGGCGTGTTCTCGTTACCGGGGCCAGCCGCGGCATTGGCCGCGCCATTGCCTACCAGCTCGCTGCCGACGGCTTCGTGGTGTCGGTGCATTGCCGCACCGGTCGCGCCGAAGCCGAAGCGGTCACGGCCGGCATTGCCGCGCAGGGCGGCACCGCGCGCGTGCTGCAGTTCGACGTGCGCGATCGCGTCGCGTGCCGCACGGTCCTCGAAGCGGATGTCGCCGAGCACGGCGCCTACTACGGCATCGTGTGCAGCGCGGGCGTGACGCGCGATGCCGCGTTTCCCGCGCTCACCGACGAAGACTGGGACATCGTGATCGAAACCGGGCTCGACTCGTTCTACAACGTCGTCCATCCGCTGACGATGCCGATGGTGCGCGCGCGCAACGGCGGCCGGATCGTCACGATCGCATCGGTGTCCGGCGTGATGGGCAATCGCGGCCAGGTGAACTACAGCGCGGCGAAGGCCGGGCTGATCGGTGCGACGAAAGCGCTGTCGGTCGAACTCGCGACGCGCGGGATCACCGTGAACTGCGTCGCGCCTGGGCTGATCGATACGGGCATGCTCGAATCGGTGCCGCTCGAACACGCGCTGAAGATGGTGCCGATGAACCGCGTGGGGCAGCCGGTCGAAGTCGCATCGGTGGTGAGTTTTCTGATGTCGGATGCCGCGTCGTACGTGACGCGGCAGGTGATCGGCGTGAACGGCGGGATGGTCTGACATGAAGCGTGTCGTCATAACCGGCATGGGCGGGGTCACGGCGTTCGGGAATCGCTGGGACGAGATCGAAGCACGCTTGCGCAGCGGTCGCAACGCGGTGCGGCGCATGAGCGAGTGGGATTACTTCACGTCGCTGCATACGCGGCTTGCGTGTCCGTTGCCGGGGTTTGTCGCGCCAGTCGACTATCCGCGCAAGAAGACGCGTTCGATGGGGCCTGTGTCGATGTACGCGGTACGCGCGAGCGAACTCGCGCTAGAAGACGCTGGCCTGGCCGACGACCTGTCGATTCGCGACGGCCGCATGGGCGTCGCCTACGGTTCGTCGTCGGGATCGGTCGCGCCGATCCGCGCATTCGGCACGATGCTCGAAACGGGCTCGATGAGCGACGTCACGTCGAACAGCTACGTGCAGATGATGCCGCACACCACGGCCGTCAACGTGAGCCTGTTCTGGGATCTGAAGGGGCGCATCGTCCCGACGTCGTGTGCGTGCGCGTCGGGCAGTCAGGCGATCGGCTACGCGTACGAAACGATTGCGATGGGCCGCCAGCAACTGATGCTCGCAGGCGGCGCAGAGGAACTGTCGGGACCGGCCGTCGCCGTGTTCGACACGCTGTATGCGACCAGTACCCGCAACGACGAACCGCATCTGACGCCGCGTCCATTCGACGCGAAGCGCGACGGCCTCGTCGTCGGCGAGGGGGCCGCGACACTCGTGCTCGAAGAGTACGAGCATGCGGTCGCGCGCGGCGCGCGGATTCACGCGGAGATCGTCGGTTTCGGCTGCAATTCGGACGGCGCGCACATGACGCAGCCGACCGCCGAAACGATGGCGCTCGCAATGCGTCTCGCGCTCGACGACGCCAAACTTCCCGCCGATGCGATCGCGTACGTGAATGCGCACGGCACGTCGACCGATCGCGGCGATATCGCGGAGAGCCAGGCGACGGCGCAGGTCTTCGGCGAACGGATGCCGATCAGTTCGCTGAAGAGCTACGTCGGCCACACGCTCGGCGCGTGCGGCGCGCTCGAGGCCTGGTGGACGATCGAGATGATGAAGCACAACTGGTACGCGCCGACGCTGAACCTGACCGACGTCGATCCGGCCTGCGCGCCGCTCGACTATATCGTCGGTACAGGCCGCGAGATCGACGCGGAGTACGTGATGAGCAACAACTTCGCGTTCGGCGGAATCAATACGTCGCTTGTGTTCAGGCGCGCCCGATGAGCGGCGAGGCAATGCAGCGGACGCGGGTGGTGGTCACGGGCATGGGCATCGTGTCGTGTCTCGGCAATACGCTCGACGGCGTGTCGGCCGCGCTGCGCGACGGGCACAGCGGTGTGTCGCGGGTCGATGCGTGGCGCGAGCGCGGTTTCGGCACCCAGGTCGCGGGCGTCGCCTCGGTCGACGGGGCGGTGCCGTTCGACCGCCGCTTCGAGCGCTTCATGGGCGATACCGCACGCTTCGCGTGCCATGCGGCGCGCAGTGCGATCGCCGATGCCGGGCTCGATGCGGCGACGCTGCGCACGCCGCGCGTGGGTGCGGTGATCGGTTCGGGCGTCGGCACGATGTCGACCTACGACGCGTCGATGGCGATCGCTCATGCGCGCGGCGTCGACAGGGTGCCGCCGTATACCGTGCCGCAGGCGATGAGCAGCACCGCGTCGGCGAACGTCGCGCAGGTGTTCGGACTCGAGGGCGTCAGCTATTCGCCGTCGTCCGCGTGCACGACGTCGGCGCTCGCGATCGGCCAGGCGATGCAACTGATCCAGAGCGGCCGGCAAACGATCGTACTGGCCGGCGGCAGCGAAGCACTGCACGACAACATGACGCTGATGTTCGACGCGATGGGCGCATTGTCGCGGCGTTTCAACGACACGCCGCAGCGTGCATCGCGTCCGTACGACACCGCACGCGACGGTTTTGTGATCGCGTCGGGCGGCGGCGTGTTGATGCTCGAAGCGCTCGATCACGCGCTCGCACGCGGCGCGCGGATCTACGCGGAACTCGCGGGCTTCGGCGAGGGCACCGACGGCGCCGGCATGGTGACGCCGCGCGCATCCGGCATTGCGCGCGCGCTGCGCGGCGCACTCGACGAAGCGGGTGTGCGGCCCGACTACATCAACGCGCACGGCCCGTCGACGCCGCTCGGCGACGTCGAAGAACTGCGCGCATTCACCGACGTATTCGGCGCGGACGTCCCGCCGTTTTCGTCGACGAAGGGGCTCACCGGTCATCCGCTCGGTGCGTGCGGTGTGCACGAGGCGATCTATACGCTGCTGATGATGCGCGACGGTTTCGTCGCGGGGAATACGGCGATCGACAACCCGGATCCGCTGCTCGACGGAATGCCGCTCGTGCGGCGTACGCACGACGCGACGCTTGCAGCGGCGATGTCGGTGTCGTTCGGCTTCGGCGGCAGCTGCGCGAGTCTGATGTTCCGTGCATGGCCGCATGGATGAAATCACGTAGTAGAGACAACACAACCATCACAACGCAGTGATCACAACGAGGAAAACGACCATGAAAATCCGCTACGCAACCGGGGCACTCGCCATCGCCACCATCGCCGCTGTCACGCTGACCGGCTGCGCGACCAATGTACGCTCGCTGCCGCTCGGCACCGCGCTTGCGCAACCGACCGGCGGCGACTCGGTGCAGCTCTAT
This portion of the Paraburkholderia flava genome encodes:
- a CDS encoding MMPL family transporter gives rise to the protein MMSSTSSAKQIWAVRIAWLLLALVAAGYCASRFAGSSPLQTDLLALLPATEADPIAERAVDRLAAALGDRTVLLVTSRDAAHAKSAARQLRASLAASGAFRSVTADVPPFNLSAIAGLYLPYRFGLLAPEDRAALADPSTSLHDALAARLYNPVHAGLATPLADDPFGWLEHWLATLPLATSNLDLEDGLLVAHRGDATSVLVLATLPASAYDAKTQQAVRAAVAQSEAALAHAYADVSVARTGAVFYAQAARSDAEREVHRIGTLSACGIALLMLWVFRSPRLLLAGFVSTALGIVCALAATLAVFGQLHLLTLVFGASLIGEAVDYSIQYFVVYLDAPRASEKLSWDARRGARAVRPALAVALSTSLLGYAILACVPFPALKQIACFAIVGICTAFASVLWLLPALLVAPPKRSPQALFHTAARLLARWHAAIGGRRAWFVALLVLVVSVPGWLRLTSDDDIHLLIHRDPTLVAEEAQVRAAIGIDSGAQFFVVRGDTPEAVLERAEALGAKLDALTGDQQTGGWQSVTSFVPSARQQASDRALLAQRVFADPAKLRALLADAGFRDDVADSWLAAFGRSAGATLDVDRWLAAPWSQPFRHLWLGNMGSTGDGHAAIYAAVVIPQRVTTANEASLRDVAHDVQGVVFVDKAASVSRLFGAYRVDSGLWLAGALVLVTGLLMWRYTPRGGIATALPVLLAVAITLAVFGYARVPLTLFNWLALMLVLGVGANYAVFLREGARRADADLGAVWTGVLLSAATTLLSFGLLGMSDMPALQSFGGTLALGIGVSVLLAPIGMPSTTRRIA
- a CDS encoding beta-ketoacyl-[acyl-carrier-protein] synthase family protein, which produces MNASPVYLHALGMINALGNDVDAIVPALAASDAPGMGVVSMSNGDAFVGRVLASLTSLDFAPPPALADYDCRNNRLLLAALTQIAPALDAARERYGAHRIGVVLGTSTSGIEVAETALAERARTGALPSAFRYRQMEIGTAAPFAAAALGIGGPAFTISTACTSSAKAFVSARRLLQLKLCDAVVVGGVDSLCELTVQGFGSLESTTVARTNPMSVNRCGINVGEGAAVFLMSREEGPVMLAGAGESSDAHHISAPDPHGTGGELALRAALADAGIAPSAVGYVNLHATATRKNDEMEAHLMARVFPDGVAASGTKPLTGHSLGAAGATELGFAWLTLARDDVALPLHLWDGEADAALPTLDLVEDQRFMPRTGGRQYAMSNSFAFGGSNVSLILGR
- a CDS encoding hotdog family protein; its protein translation is MTHTIDTAPTLAHDAFPPIEAILPHRGTMLLLDRVSACSNEQLTAHATVNPAAWYVDADGAMPAWIGIELMAQAIAAHVGLLAMRAGGRARPGVLLGSRSYVAVLPAFARDAQLRIDAQELLRSEAGHGAYECTISCDGVRCAEAVIKVYQPPDFQTFIEGSFSS
- a CDS encoding 3-ketoacyl-ACP reductase FabG2; this translates as MSRRVLVTGASRGIGRAIAYQLAADGFVVSVHCRTGRAEAEAVTAGIAAQGGTARVLQFDVRDRVACRTVLEADVAEHGAYYGIVCSAGVTRDAAFPALTDEDWDIVIETGLDSFYNVVHPLTMPMVRARNGGRIVTIASVSGVMGNRGQVNYSAAKAGLIGATKALSVELATRGITVNCVAPGLIDTGMLESVPLEHALKMVPMNRVGQPVEVASVVSFLMSDAASYVTRQVIGVNGGMV
- a CDS encoding beta-ketoacyl-ACP synthase; protein product: MKRVVITGMGGVTAFGNRWDEIEARLRSGRNAVRRMSEWDYFTSLHTRLACPLPGFVAPVDYPRKKTRSMGPVSMYAVRASELALEDAGLADDLSIRDGRMGVAYGSSSGSVAPIRAFGTMLETGSMSDVTSNSYVQMMPHTTAVNVSLFWDLKGRIVPTSCACASGSQAIGYAYETIAMGRQQLMLAGGAEELSGPAVAVFDTLYATSTRNDEPHLTPRPFDAKRDGLVVGEGAATLVLEEYEHAVARGARIHAEIVGFGCNSDGAHMTQPTAETMALAMRLALDDAKLPADAIAYVNAHGTSTDRGDIAESQATAQVFGERMPISSLKSYVGHTLGACGALEAWWTIEMMKHNWYAPTLNLTDVDPACAPLDYIVGTGREIDAEYVMSNNFAFGGINTSLVFRRAR
- a CDS encoding beta-ketoacyl-[acyl-carrier-protein] synthase family protein → MSGEAMQRTRVVVTGMGIVSCLGNTLDGVSAALRDGHSGVSRVDAWRERGFGTQVAGVASVDGAVPFDRRFERFMGDTARFACHAARSAIADAGLDAATLRTPRVGAVIGSGVGTMSTYDASMAIAHARGVDRVPPYTVPQAMSSTASANVAQVFGLEGVSYSPSSACTTSALAIGQAMQLIQSGRQTIVLAGGSEALHDNMTLMFDAMGALSRRFNDTPQRASRPYDTARDGFVIASGGGVLMLEALDHALARGARIYAELAGFGEGTDGAGMVTPRASGIARALRGALDEAGVRPDYINAHGPSTPLGDVEELRAFTDVFGADVPPFSSTKGLTGHPLGACGVHEAIYTLLMMRDGFVAGNTAIDNPDPLLDGMPLVRRTHDATLAAAMSVSFGFGGSCASLMFRAWPHG